In the Nymphalis io chromosome 2, ilAglIoxx1.1, whole genome shotgun sequence genome, one interval contains:
- the LOC126774803 gene encoding uncharacterized protein LOC126774803, with amino-acid sequence MKWTTSKGKVVASKLEIFTEVKDFYGKLYTSVAPRPQPDPGDPRATLAPFTEELPEVSQDKIAMVLGQLKNGKSLGEDGITTELLKAAGKPLLARLQRIFNSYFRGELQRHIATTISLCSSKKETKPF; translated from the coding sequence ATGAAGTGGACCACTTCAAAGGGAAAAGTCGTCGCTTCTAAGCTCGAGATTTTTACCGAAGTTAAGGACTTCTacggtaaattatatacatcagtAGCGCCTCGTCCTCAACCCGATCCTGGGGATCCTAGAGCTACTTTAGCCCCCTTCACAGAAGAGCTGCCAGAAGTAAGCCAAGACAAAATCGCGATGGTTTTGGGGCagcttaaaaatggaaaatCCCTCGGGGAAGATGGAATTACGACGGAGCTACTAAAGGCAGCTGGAAAACCTTTACTAGCACGGCtccaaagaatatttaattcttattttcggGGAGAACTCCAAAGGCATATAGCAACGACAATATCGTTATGTTCTTCAAAAAAGGAGACAAAACCTTTTTGA
- the LOC126780040 gene encoding 60S ribosomal protein L30, whose amino-acid sequence MVAAKKQKKTIESINSRLALVMKSGKYCLGYKQTLKTLRQGKAKLVIIAKNAPPLRKSEIEYYALLAKTGVHHYSGNNIELGTACGKYYRVCTLAITDPGDSDIITTLPEATA is encoded by the exons ATGGTAGCGGCAAAGAAACAA aaaaagacCATTGAGTCTATCAACTCCCGGTTGGCTCTGGTGATGAAATCGGGAAAATACTGCCTGGGTTACAAGCAAACACTCAAGACATTACGTCAAGGCAAAGCTAAGCTGGTCATCATCGCCAAGAATGCTCCACCGCTAAG GAAATCCGAAATTGAATACTATGCTCTATTAGCCAAAACTGGAGTCCATCATTACAGCGGAAACAACATTGAGTTGGGCACGGCATGCGGAAAGTACTACAGAGTATGCACTCTCGCCATTACTGACCCTGGAGACTCTGACATTATCACAACATTGCCTGAGGCAACAGcgtag